The nucleotide window TCCTCCTCAGGCTCCAGGGGTAACGGCTTGCTGGCCCATGAGGGGGTCACCGCCCTCCATGCCCTCCATGCCCTCCATGCCCTCCAAACCCTCCAGGACCGGGGTGGTCTCGTGCTCGGCTGTGATCACGATGGTGTTCTCGTCTACCAGCTCACAGGTGGGGTTGGAGAACGCTGCCAGGGGCAGGTTGATCCTCTGCATCTCGCGCTCATACACCCGCTGGTCATGCTGTTTCTTTATGTCGCGACCcctacacaacaacacacaacagaggaaacaggcTGTGAACAAAACACGTATCATCACATTTTAACTCtcttttggtctccaccaaggAAATGTCCGGCTTGAAAGGTGCTACTACAAGAAAGTAGCTAACTGTGTCTGCTATTTAAAGTTAATGTAGTGTATATCTGAGATTTCCCTCCAGAAACAGCTGAGAGGGGTGAATGAAAGTTGtggaaaactaaaacaattagCTGAAAGAAGCCAAAACAGTCTGTAGGGCTGAATGGCATTCAAAATTATGAGTTCAATACTAGCAAAGTTGTGCGCCTGTTAATGAAGTAATACtttattctttcattatttCGGAGCTAAACATAAAAGCTGTCATGAAgaaatcagtgtgaaaatgtatttgatagtagtaaaataaaaacagtgattaTAGTGATGCCTTGCGTAGCCTTGTAGCCGATACTATGCACAGCTCTGTTTTGGAGACACCCACGCCAAATATTCATGATAAGGAGCTCCTGATAGCTGTAGTACATGTAGATAACAGAGTCTGTTATAACAAGAGCCTGGTCTGTGACAAAGTCGAGGGACAGATGGTGAAAGGGAACAGGGAGTTATCTGCTCCAAGGCAACACAGTGATGGGAGGCAGCATGAAGCCTTTTCGACTGATCCGGAGCCAACACAGGAAAATGTTCTGTATATCCTTGACCGAAAAGGGTTACAGGTCCATTTCAGCTCAAACTGTTCTTGgtgttgttttaaatctttttcatGTTTCCCACAAAAGTTTTCTCCTTCCTCGTATCCTGATGACTTAACGTTTTACATTATTTAGTTCGTGGCCAGAACCAGAAACTTCCTGGAGCTACAGGACTACAGTTCGCCATTTCCAGTCTCAGTGATGAGTTAAAGGGAGATGAAATCAGGGGGAAAATACTCCAGAGCCTCTGGCTTTTCACGGTTCTAcatgtgtaaaaatacacattatacaGCAGTTGTATATGTAAAAGAGTTgtaaatttgtaatatttaatgaTGACATGTAAAGGCCTCCATAGTCAATCGTGGAATGTTTTAGTTTTCGTTACCCCTACGTTCACTTTTGGAGGACCCATCCTTAAAAAGGTGTCTTTCCCTTTTTTGCTGTTGTACGAGAGGTACTTGATATTTGAAGATATTCATAGTCCGGCCCTTTTCATCGAATCACAACGATAGACACCACCGGTCACACATGCTCAGATGGAGGGGACGCCTGCAGGGGATTAGGGTTCCCTGCGATATGTTGCCTACACCTACTGGTTGGTTTACAGAGTTCATAGAGTGATTTATATTCAAGGAGGAATATAGTAGTTTAACGACCACTCCTGGCCAGTGGAGGGCGTTTGAATTACCAAGATTATGGTCACGCATGCATCTACAGTATCACATTACTGAGGGTGATGTCACAGGGCTGGGCGCAGGTATGAACCCTATGACATAACATCCTGCTCCTCCTTATTAATAATCTCCatctaaaaatagaaaataaagacagGGGCACGGCTAATCAGATCTGACGGCGTATCACAGAACTGTTCGGGCATTTTGTGAAGTGCCAAAAAGGAATCAGAGTCCTCCCCTCTTTTACAACACAGGGCCGTCATTATACGCATTACATGACAGCAGCAATTGTGTGGGGGGGCTTTTCCGTCCAATCCAAGTCTTCCTCCACAATCTCTTCTCTTTCTAAAACGCTCAAAATAGACCGCAGGCATTTCATTTCCTGCCGGTGttctgttgtggttgttgtgctGAAGGCATTCAAAAATGGCTGCATTACATCCAACTGGAAAAACAGAGAGCATTGTTGTGGGATATGAACGACAGCTGACGCACTAAACTGGCAACTTTCCAGCACATCTCAAAACtactaacaacacaacatgtgctgatggaaacagaaacacaagatgTCTGCATGTTCACGATAATGACAACCTTGGAAACGAGATAAATGCTCCACACTGGCTCCTCTGACCCAAACTGATCATGACAAAATAATCTTGGTGGGGTTTAGATACTGACCTCTTGTAGAAGTAGCCAACTGTGATGCCTACTCCAAGGATGATTATAATCGCCATCATGAGTATGCCCAGGACGTagcctggaaaaaaaaagaacataaaaggTTAAAAACTGAACCTACAAGTGCATCACAAGAGATATTTTGACTTAAAACTACAATAAGTCAAACAGCAGGATAGTGTGTACCACAAATAATATCATATATGCTGTCAGAGAAAATATAGCTACAACATACCAGTTGTGCCaaggtcctttttttttttgggtgcTGTGTGCACTCGCTGGATGATTCCAATCACTGGCTTCACAGCAGCGACTTCTCCCTGAGAAGCTCCTGACTTGGCCGGCTGAAAGCTCTCTGTGGGGGGGGCGCTTCCTGTCGGGTCGAGGGATTCGGCCTCTGCTGGCTCAATAGAGGCTTGTTCTAaagacacaataaaacaatgctGGTGTTAAATgacttttcatctctttctatAAAATCTGAGCTGCATAGTTGTGCGGTGTATTAGACCAATGTGGGTTACATTGCAAAGCAATTAACTTTATGGctttttatataatttcttatatgaataaaatgaagTGTCTTTATTGGTCTGTGATTACATTTGTTGAATTAGACATAAAGGTTGTTTATTTCAAGTCAATTTGTCGATAAAGTGTTAATCAACAGATTTTATCCATATGTTATGACAGATTTTATCCATATCTATAATCAAATCTCACAGATTTCCCTTGAATGCCAACTGGAGcacattaaaataatataaagtatGAATACAAACAGTTCAACCCTCAAACATTATTAGATAACAGTGGAAGTTTTCATTCACCTACTTAATGTGATTTATCTTTATCTGCCCTTTTCTTTGGTGATATattactgttgtgtgtgtggtgacacTTAATATAATCAGAAAACAGTAAACCTTGTCTCATTTGACTTTAATAGAGATGCATCATGTTGACCTTGTGGTTTCCAATTACTGTGGGTTCAATGCCATTAGTACTGACACAGAAACCTCCTCAGACGCAGGACGAGCACCCTGACGCTGCTCTCAGTAAGTTGTTGGGACATTAATCAGTTAGTAGAGTATCTGCGCTCGAATTGCTTCTATCATATGTGCCGCACACATACAGGCTCTGTACGCTCGCCTCTCTCAGAAGACAGCAGGGCTCAGCTGCAGATGTCTCACGTCTGCTCTttaactgttttgttttttctttttccatttccttccTACAGGTTGTTGTTTACCAGCTCGGCTGCAGTTTAACTGCACGGAGTCATAAATTCAAACAGCCAGTTAGCTGCTGTCGCCATGGGAAGACTTTTCGTCTCCGCCAATGAGCTCCGTTTCAGGGCGTGGTCAGCGTCTGTCTAGAAAGTGAACATTCTGACATGTGACTGCAGGGCTTTGTTGTTGTGAGACTtgggaaacaaagaggaaacaaggagcAAAGTGTGCAAGGCTTCTCCTATAAGCTTAAAACGGACCAACTGACCTACTGCAGACTAATACTCTCAACtgggaaaaggaaaatgtcagtaATCCAACTCTTTATTGATGAATTGCACATGGTTCATTTGTGGGAAAAAGACAACAGGAAACtttgtttaaagttttttgGGCCCATCAAAGATCCAAACTTGGCTGCATCCTCTCTCAGAATCGAGGGCTCTATTTTCTGTCGAGCAATTAGGACATTTGCATAGCTACAAAAATGTCACCTCATTATTTTTCCAGAGCGTAgcccactttttaaaaaacaatgagagCTCTACAGGGAAGGAAAGGAAGCTGCCAGCAGCGTCGAGAGAATGCTGtctaaaaaaaaacttccagaGCATTCTGggagttttgttgttttggaaCATGCATATTTATCTTAACCCAGTTTGACTTTCGCAGCTGAAGTTTCTCTACGACtgtgacaaatgaaaatgaatactGTTACGTGCAGTGTTGACCAACCTTTGCATGTCTCAATTGCACAGGACTGTCTCTGGATTGTCCCGTCTGGGCTCACGATGTAGCACCAGGGCCTCGGAGAGGAGTCTGGGTTTCTGCAGTAATTGTGATCTCCAACACCTACAGGAGGGAcgataaacaaaaagaaacaacatgtctgtctgtcactgatgCCTCGTGGAAACACTGCAGGCCTGTCtccgtctgcctgtctgtctgtccctgctGTTTGTGGAGTAAACCACTGGATTCATTAATCATTAACACTACTTCATCACACCACAATGAACAGGCGGCCATgagcacaaagacaggaaacagcagctgctctaTAAAAGGGGCTGTTATTAAtacctgtaaacacacaaatcagTGGTGCGGTATCAGCAGTGTGTGCTGTAAAAATCATCCGTCTGTGTCAACGTGCATTATTACAAACGACCCCCTCAAATGTGTTTGGAGTTTCTCTTCATCAACCTCAGGGacatttaaaaatttaaatcccccatttcctgttttcaccGCGATGCcaaaagaacagagaaaacaatCACAATTTTACCCTTCATTATCTCATAAGATATTCAGTGACCCgaactttaaagaaaaagagagcagaAGTATTTTACCTGTGAGTGAATCCGAATGGACCTGAACATCATAGTCTCTGTCAGTGCTGGTCCAGTTGAGACAGGTCAGACCTGAGGAGGAGCtcagctgctctcctctgtaCTCCACACCATTGGATCTGATGCATTctgacaacaacagcaacaaaatatcaTGTGGCCACATAACACATGAACAGGAGGTATTGTGcaatcagaagaaaaaaaaaagtcaataataGAAATTCCAAAATGTTGTTGTGATGCATGTAATTTGAAGTAAACAGCAGAACTTGTGTATTTATGAGGAATCAAATGCATACAAATTTATGATTTTACCTTTTATGTCTCCATTTGAGGCACTGCTCTCCACCATCCACGCGCTGAGGAAAACAACGTGCAGAGGCAGGAGCACTCTGCGGAG belongs to Hippoglossus stenolepis isolate QCI-W04-F060 chromosome 9, HSTE1.2, whole genome shotgun sequence and includes:
- the pik3ip1 gene encoding phosphoinositide-3-kinase-interacting protein 1; protein product: MVSVGSARQLRRVLLPLHVVFLSAWMVESSASNGDIKECIRSNGVEYRGEQLSSSSGLTCLNWTSTDRDYDVQVHSDSLTGVGDHNYCRNPDSSPRPWCYIVSPDGTIQRQSCAIETCKEQASIEPAEAESLDPTGSAPPTESFQPAKSGASQGEVAAVKPVIGIIQRVHTAPKKKKDLGTTGYVLGILMMAIIIILGVGITVGYFYKRGRDIKKQHDQRVYEREMQRINLPLAAFSNPTCELVDENTIVITAEHETTPVLEGLEGMEGMEGMEGGDPLMGQQAVTPGA